One stretch of Halichoerus grypus chromosome 10, mHalGry1.hap1.1, whole genome shotgun sequence DNA includes these proteins:
- the SF3B6 gene encoding splicing factor 3B subunit 6: MAMQAAKRANIRLPPEVNRILYIRNLPYKITAEEMYDIFGKYGPIRQIRVGNTPETRGTAYVVYEDIFDAKNACDHLSGFNVCNRYLVVLYYNANRAFQKMDTKKKEEQLKLLKEKYGINTDPPK; this comes from the exons ATGGCGATGCAAGCGGCCAAGAGGGCGAAC atTCGACTTCCACCTGAAGTAAATCGGATTTTGTATATAAGAAATTTGCCATACAAAATCACAGCTGAAGAAATGTATGATATATTTGGGAAATATGGACCTATTCGTCAAATCCGAGT GGGGAACACACCCGAAACTAGAGGAACAGCTTATGTGGTCTATGAAGACATCTTTGATGCCAAGAACGCATGTGATCACCTTTCAGGATTCAATGTTTGTAACAGATACCTGGTGGTTTTGTACTATAATGCCAACAGG GCATTTCAGAAGATGGacacaaaaaagaaggaagagcagtTGAAGCTTCTCAAGGAGAAATATGGCATCAACACAGATCCACCAAAATAA